The genomic stretch CTAACTTCGGAGGCCTCATGTCGGATATCAGTATTTCCACGGAAACGGTGCAGAGCGCCGCCTGGGACAATCAGAGCCAAGGCCCGGAGTCCATCCGGGATTACCACGACGAAATAGCATCTGGCATGGATGCATCCGAGGCCACTCACAACCGCGAACAGGCCGTTGCGGGCCTGGAGGTCGCCTCCCGCACCGAAGACTATCTCGGAACCGGCCCGGACTTCAGCTCAACGGGAACGGATATTGATATCCAACAGGCCGTGCACGCGGCAGCGGCCGATACCGGCATCGGAACCATCACCGATAAAATAGCCTGACCAACCATTCCCAAACAAAAGGGAACTCCCCTTTAATTCCCTGAAGAGGAAAATCAGGGATTGAAAGCCGCTTCGCGGCAATAGTCGGGTGATTTCGCCTCCGGCGGGCAAGGGCTCGCACCCTTGCATCCCTGTAAGCGCCTTCGACGCAGACTTTTTCGTTCCGCTGAGCTTTGCCACATAAGTGGGGAGTAAAAAAAGAAAGGCCCCGACCATTGCGGTCGGGACCTTTTTTATTGCGATTCCAGCAGTTGCTACCACTGCTTCTTGCGCTGCATCTCAAGGGCGGCTTCCTGCTCTTCGAAGGAGGCGAAACCGGCATGATGCAAAGCGTCCTCAACAGTGTTGCTCCAATCCCAGCTGGCGTAGATGACCGGCTTGTGGAAGGTGGAACGGAACTGCTCCATTTCCTGCCGATAGAACTCTTCCTTCGGAGTCTCCATGTGATCGCGAAGCTGCTCGCTGAACCTGTCGAGCTCGCCTTCGTACCATTCCATGAAGTCCTCGGGAGATTTGTATTTCTTGAGGATATGGCCGTAGCTGTTCTCCTCAAGGAGGTGTTGCAGTTTGACCATGTGCTGCTTCTTGAGCCAAGTGCCCAGATCGCGAGTCTTGATGTTCTCGGCCTCGACCGCCGCAATGTCATGCTTGGTCTGATGGTAGGTGTCGGGCACGACCGAAGCGGAAACGATGCCCGCGATGGTCACGAGACCGCGCAGGATGACGCTGTTGGATACGCCCTGGCCGCAGAAACCGACCTTCTTGCAGACCTTCTGTCCCGCAAAGATGGCGGACAGAATGGCCCAGATCACGGCCGGGTCTTCTTCATCATAGATGTGCTGGAGGCTGGCGTTGTCGCGGTCCGTGGCCAGAACCATCTGGGTCATGTCGTTGGAACCGATGGAGAATCCGTCCACTTCCTTGAGGAATTCCTTGCACAGCACCGCGTTGCTCGGAATCTCGGCCATGAGGATGACCTTCAGGCCGTCCTTGCCGGATTCCAGGTTGTGAACCTGCTTGAGGTAACGCTTCATGGAGCGTGCCTCTTCCAGGGTGCGGACGAAGGGGAACATGATGGACAGGTTGGTGCCGCCGTAGATGCCGCGCGCCAGCTTGAAGGCTTCAAGCTCCCAATCGTGGATGTTCCGGGAAACGCCCCGGTAGCCAATCATGGGGTTGTCTTCATGCGCTTCGAACAATAAGCCGCCGAGCAGGTTGCGATACTCGTTGGACTTGAAGTCGGTGGTCCGGTAGACGATGTTGCTGCCGTAGAAGGCCATGGCGAACAAGGCCAAGCCCTGAGCCAGGGTCTGAATGTAGTTTTCCTTGCCGGTGGTGTATCCGCGAGATTCCAACAGCCTGCGGATGCGGTCAGGCAGGGTCGCCACCTCGTCCATCTCGGACTTCAACCCCATCTTGAGGGCCACTTCCTCGCGCAGACGGATGATCTTGTCGATGTAGGCCATGAAATCCGGGTCGTCCTTGAGACGAACCACGTATTCGGCCACGGTCTTCTCGTGCTGCTGCCGGATTTTCCACGCTTCGGTGCGAACCGTCGGAGTGGGTTCAAGCATGTCGTGATAGCCGAGAACGACGGCCACGTGGGCCTCGGGGTCGATGGAAGTCTTGAGGACATCCAGCCGCTCGGTGGCGTGGGAGATATGCTCGTCGAGCTTGTGATCCATTTCGCGGAGACGGCGGTGCATGGCGAGCACCTCGTCAGTGCTCCGGGCGCCCTCCTGCTCGGCCAGGGCCTCCATCTGACGGGTCAAGCCGGTAATCAGGCCGACATACTCGCGCAGCTTAAGCGGCATGGTAATCAGACCGGAATCGAGCTGCTCCTTCATGACTTTGGTCAGATGGTGGTCCATCTCCTGAAGCTTCTCTTCCACCAGGTCGTTCAGGGTGTCCTTGTCGTAGGCTTCGAGAGCCATGGGATGGACGCCGATATTGCCGAGCATGAACTCGGCGCGCAGCAGACCGATTTCGAAATCGGGCACCCGGCGCAGGCGGGACAGGAACAGGGCCTGGCCCACATCGGCCAAAATCAGACCGACCTTGGTCTTGGTGGCGGGCAGTTCGCCCACGTTGATCTCGCCGCCGACTTCGACCAAAGGCAGTTCGCCCCGGTAGACCTTGCCGCGAGAACCGTCAACGGTGACCTGCTGCCCTTCCAGAGAGCGCAGAGCCTCAAGACGCTGGATGCCGATAATGGCCGGAATGCCCAGCTCGCGGGAGGTGATTGCCGCATGGCTGGTGTCGCCGCCCACGTCGGCCAGAATGGCGGAAGCGATACGCATACCGGGGACCATGTCCGGGTCGGTACGGTCGGCGGCCAGGATGTCGCCCTTGTTGATCTTGTTCAGTTCCAGGGCGGAACGGAGGTACTTGACCGTACCCTGTCCGGCACCGCGGGATGCACCGTTGCCTTCGAGAATGACCTCGGCCGAATCGACGGCCTTCTTGTCCACTTCGAGACGGCGCATAAAAATGGTGTTGGGATGCTGCTCGAAATCCTCGTTCCAACGAGTCTCGGGCCGGGCCTGAACGAACCAGAGGCGATCGGTCTTGTCGATGCAGAACTCGGTGTCCATGATCATGCCGCCGTAAGCCCTGGAAATGTTGCGCACTCCCTCGGCCACGGTCTCGGCCTGAGCGATGGACAACGCCCAGCGGAAGACCTCGTTGTCGGGAACCTTGACCACATGGGTGCCGCTGCCGTCTTCCTTGTAGACGATTTTCCGCTCCTTGCAGCCCATGTACCGGATGACCACTTCGCGGCCGCCCTCGCGCTGGAAGACGTAAAACTTGTCGGGGGTGACCATCCCGCCGACCACCGCCTCGCCAAGGCCGTAGCTGGCGTCGATGGAAACCAGGTCGTTGCGGTCCGTACCCCGGCAGCCGGTGGCCGTATCCGCGCTGAATGCCGTTCCGGAAATCACCGGGTTAATCATCCGCATGATGCACACGGACAAGGAGGTGTGCTCAATGGCCCACTCCTTCTTGGCGTTTTCGGCGATGGAATCGTCGCCGGTCTTCTCGGCCTTGGTGATGGCGTCGAGAATGGCTTCGCGGCGATAGGTCATGGAGCGCAGGTTATAGGCCGAAGCGCAATCCCAATGGTACGCCTCGAGGCACTCTTCCGCGCCCACTATATTAAGGTATGTATCCTGAAGTCCGGCGAACGCCTTCTTGCGGCTGTCCTCGCCCGCCGCCGAGGAGCGCACGGCCACGGGAACATCGTCCAGACCGGCTTCCTTGCAGATGGACTGGTAGGCGGCCTTGACTTCCTTGCCGATCTCTTCGGGCATCTCAACAGACAGGATGGCCGACTGCACGAGGACCGAGCGCATACGCAATTGGTCGATACCCTCGGGAGAAGTGGCGAAGCCTTCGACAACGTTGTTGATGAAGGTACGCAGACGGATGGGAGTGCCGGACTGCTTCTTGGATTCCTCGCGAATCTTCTTGCCTACCAGGCGGACGAACTGCTGAAGATAGTCGGAATCCTCGTTAACCGCGTCGGAATTCCAATCGATCTTGTTGTATTCCTTGTCCACCGTCGACCGGACGACCGCGGCGTTGACCTTGGTTTCGTCCAGAAGGATATGGAAGGCGTTCGAGGAGATGGCCCGGAATTCCGGAGCCCGAATGCCGGGCACCTGGCTGATGATGGCCGTGTTGTAGTTCTTGCCGCCGACCAGCAGTTCGGCGTCTTCGCCGATCTTCTTGATCTCGGCACCATTAAGAACGAGCTTCTGCTTGAGGCTCTCCACTTTGGCATCGACCTTTTTAATTTTGGCCGCCGGTGCGTTTTCTGTTGCGTCATTCTTGGCTTTGGCCATCTCTTCCTCCTGGTATTACCGTGCGGATCGGACGGAATCTCAACCTGTTCCATCCCCCAAGTTCACGGCGCTCTCATTTTTGAATCATCAAAAAAGAACAATCAAAACCTGAGTTTCGAATTCCCGCTTACGGGTTATAATCGGCTTCGTCAACGAAACAATTGGTCCGACCAATGTACCAAAATACCAACTAAAAGCGTCGTAAATTTGTCACAAACGAATTGCCGGGGAATTATACTTTCCCCGAAAAACAAAGGCCAACACGCCATTGCGGCGCGTCGGCCCTTATATTCATCAGTCGCCCTTTCCGCCGCATGGCGAATGGACATTTCAGACCAATTTCAGGGGTCTGATTATTTTTTTACAATTTCTGACCGCAATTAGGACAGAAGTTGTAATCCTCCATGGGAACGTCGACCTTGCAGGTGGGACAAGTACCCGCCTCGGGTCCGAGCTCCACGAGCAGCTCCCCTTCCACGACCGGGACCATCTTCTTGTCCTCTGTGTAGTTGGCGGACTTGATGACCCGGCGGACCATGCCGGCTACCGGAGCCAGCACCGCCTTCTCCTGCTTCATGATGGAGATGTTGAGCAGCTCCTCGCCTGCCTTGACGCGATCGCCGGGGCGAACATGAGTAACCCACAGATCGCCGTTGCTGGGCGACCCCACCTGGAGGACGTTGGACGGATCAGCCATCTCGATGGCGTCCTTGGCCCCGACTTCAGCTTCGGCGACCTTGACCTGATGGCTCATGATCTCGGAGTCGAGCACGTAACGCACCACGGTCATGCCGTTTTCGTCCGGCTCGGAGATGTCCAGGATGCGCATGATGTGCGGCTTCTTGCAATTGCCCTGGAACTCCAGGACTTCGCCCTTCTCCAGCCCCTCGAACCAGATGTCCACGGGCAGGTTGTTGACGTTGCCGAACTTCTCGCAGAAGTCGATGGTCTTGATGGCGTCGCCCGGATGGTTGAGGTACATGATGAACTCTTCCTCGGTAGGCTGACGATGCAGTCTCGACCGCAACGCCTTCTTTTCGGCCGCGAGATCCACATCCTGAAGAGTGGTCAGCGGCGAAGCCTCGGTGCGCTCCTTGACCGCCGTTTCCCAGCCGGAACCGAAAGCGGACTGATAGACCCAATCGGCCGGGAAGCCCAGCGGCAGCTTGCCGAACTTGCCGAGCAGCAGGTTGCGGAAAGCGTCGTTGGAGTCACGATACAGGTCGAGGCGCGCTTCGCGTTCGAGATCGGTCAACTCGGACTCGCCGCACAGGGTGA from Desulfovibrio sp. Fe33 encodes the following:
- a CDS encoding PEP/pyruvate-binding domain-containing protein, translated to MAKAKNDATENAPAAKIKKVDAKVESLKQKLVLNGAEIKKIGEDAELLVGGKNYNTAIISQVPGIRAPEFRAISSNAFHILLDETKVNAAVVRSTVDKEYNKIDWNSDAVNEDSDYLQQFVRLVGKKIREESKKQSGTPIRLRTFINNVVEGFATSPEGIDQLRMRSVLVQSAILSVEMPEEIGKEVKAAYQSICKEAGLDDVPVAVRSSAAGEDSRKKAFAGLQDTYLNIVGAEECLEAYHWDCASAYNLRSMTYRREAILDAITKAEKTGDDSIAENAKKEWAIEHTSLSVCIMRMINPVISGTAFSADTATGCRGTDRNDLVSIDASYGLGEAVVGGMVTPDKFYVFQREGGREVVIRYMGCKERKIVYKEDGSGTHVVKVPDNEVFRWALSIAQAETVAEGVRNISRAYGGMIMDTEFCIDKTDRLWFVQARPETRWNEDFEQHPNTIFMRRLEVDKKAVDSAEVILEGNGASRGAGQGTVKYLRSALELNKINKGDILAADRTDPDMVPGMRIASAILADVGGDTSHAAITSRELGIPAIIGIQRLEALRSLEGQQVTVDGSRGKVYRGELPLVEVGGEINVGELPATKTKVGLILADVGQALFLSRLRRVPDFEIGLLRAEFMLGNIGVHPMALEAYDKDTLNDLVEEKLQEMDHHLTKVMKEQLDSGLITMPLKLREYVGLITGLTRQMEALAEQEGARSTDEVLAMHRRLREMDHKLDEHISHATERLDVLKTSIDPEAHVAVVLGYHDMLEPTPTVRTEAWKIRQQHEKTVAEYVVRLKDDPDFMAYIDKIIRLREEVALKMGLKSEMDEVATLPDRIRRLLESRGYTTGKENYIQTLAQGLALFAMAFYGSNIVYRTTDFKSNEYRNLLGGLLFEAHEDNPMIGYRGVSRNIHDWELEAFKLARGIYGGTNLSIMFPFVRTLEEARSMKRYLKQVHNLESGKDGLKVILMAEIPSNAVLCKEFLKEVDGFSIGSNDMTQMVLATDRDNASLQHIYDEEDPAVIWAILSAIFAGQKVCKKVGFCGQGVSNSVILRGLVTIAGIVSASVVPDTYHQTKHDIAAVEAENIKTRDLGTWLKKQHMVKLQHLLEENSYGHILKKYKSPEDFMEWYEGELDRFSEQLRDHMETPKEEFYRQEMEQFRSTFHKPVIYASWDWSNTVEDALHHAGFASFEEQEAALEMQRKKQW